The Terriglobales bacterium genome includes the window CACGTTGTCGGAGACGAGCAGTCCGCCCGGCTTCAGCCGCGGCACTGCCAGGCGGAAGACCTTGGGATAGTCTTCCTTGTCCACGTCGTTGAAGATGATGTCGAAGGATTCCGGCTTCTCCTCCGAGAGCAATTCCAGGGCGTCGCCCACGCGGATCTCCACCCGCGCCGCCACCCCCGCCTTCTCGAAGTTGCGGCGCGCTTCTTCCGCGTTCTTGCGGTCGCCGTCGGTGTAGATGACGCGCCCGCCCTCGCCCACCGCCCGCGCCCACCACAACGTGGAATACCCGATGGCCGAGCCCATCTCGAAGACGCGTTTGGCGCCGCTCACCGTGGCCAGCAGGTGGAAGAGCCGCCCTACCGCCGGGCCCACGATGGGGATGTTGCGCCGCGCCGCTTCCGCCTCCATGGCGCGCAGCACCTCGTCGCGCTCGGGCAAGAGCGCGTAC containing:
- a CDS encoding O-methyltransferase gives rise to the protein MAGGITPEAVETYLYALLPERDEVLRAMEAEAARRNIPIVGPAVGRLFHLLATVSGAKRVFEMGSAIGYSTLWWARAVGEGGRVIYTDGDRKNAEEARRNFEKAGVAARVEIRVGDALELLSEEKPESFDIIFNDVDKEDYPKVFRLAVPRLKPGGLLVSDNVLWSGRVAQPHPDARTKAILEFNRLLYGSKQLFTTILPLRDGVAVCVKQ